The proteins below are encoded in one region of Brachyspira intermedia PWS/A:
- a CDS encoding KdsC family phosphatase, which translates to MNIRDHISYLFNKNKIKKVKLLVSDIDGVMTDGRLIFDDNGVESKFFHTQDGMGVVLALKAGIKIAVISGSNSNAIKTRFDKFRKHGFEDLILGEENKMPVILTLMEKYGLKKEEIAYIGDDLIDLSVMRYVGISFSPKDAHYEALKVADVIISKRGGYGAVRVVIDMILRSKGIYNEIISKF; encoded by the coding sequence ATGAATATCAGAGATCATATTTCATATCTATTTAATAAAAATAAGATTAAAAAAGTCAAGCTTTTGGTATCCGATATAGACGGAGTTATGACGGATGGCAGATTAATATTTGATGATAATGGTGTTGAAAGTAAATTTTTTCATACTCAAGATGGTATGGGGGTAGTTTTAGCACTAAAAGCTGGTATAAAAATTGCTGTTATTTCCGGAAGTAATTCTAATGCTATAAAAACAAGATTTGATAAATTTAGAAAACATGGTTTTGAAGATTTGATACTTGGTGAAGAAAATAAAATGCCTGTTATTTTAACTTTAATGGAAAAATATGGTTTAAAAAAGGAAGAGATAGCTTATATTGGAGATGATTTAATAGATTTAAGTGTTATGAGATATGTAGGTATATCTTTTTCTCCTAAAGATGCCCATTATGAAGCTTTGAAAGTTGCTGATGTTATAATAAGTAAAAGAGGCGGATATGGTGCTGTTAGAGTAGTAATAGATATGATACTTAGATCTAAGG
- the truA gene encoding tRNA pseudouridine(38-40) synthase TruA — protein MNNIKITIQYDGTDFYGWQIQPNLRTVQGEIYKAVQKVYGEKITIYGCGRTDAGVHALGQVANFRVPKMLVPIHKVHIALNSYLDRDLRIIKAEEMPDSFNARASATFREYLYIVHNSSTSFPFYERYSWFYRKNVIDEKLINEYAKYLIGEHNFTSFCSTEDENDSKFRYLERVKAIRKGDTIYFIIRGNAFLHNMVRIIVGTLVEGQKKKMPINFIEDILKSEDRARAFVTAPAHGLYFRRAFFKDEF, from the coding sequence ATGAATAACATAAAAATAACAATACAATATGACGGTACAGATTTCTATGGCTGGCAGATACAACCTAATTTAAGAACAGTTCAGGGAGAGATATATAAAGCTGTTCAGAAAGTATATGGAGAAAAGATTACTATATACGGTTGCGGAAGAACGGATGCTGGAGTTCATGCTTTGGGACAAGTTGCTAATTTTAGAGTTCCTAAAATGCTTGTTCCAATACATAAAGTTCATATAGCTTTGAATTCATATTTGGATAGAGATTTAAGAATAATAAAAGCTGAAGAGATGCCTGATAGTTTTAATGCTAGGGCTTCAGCTACATTTAGAGAATATTTGTATATAGTTCATAACAGTAGTACATCTTTTCCATTTTATGAGAGATATTCATGGTTTTATAGAAAAAATGTTATAGATGAAAAATTAATCAATGAATATGCGAAATATTTAATAGGTGAGCATAATTTTACATCATTTTGTTCTACAGAAGATGAAAATGATTCTAAATTTAGATATTTAGAGAGAGTCAAAGCCATAAGAAAAGGAGATACTATATATTTTATTATTAGAGGCAATGCTTTTTTGCATAATATGGTTAGAATAATAGTAGGTACTTTGGTAGAAGGTCAGAAGAAAAAAATGCCAATTAATTTTATAGAAGATATATTAAAAAGTGAAGATAGAGCAAGGGCTTTTGTAACAGCACCAGCACATGGACTTTATTTTAGAAGGGCCTTTTTTAAAGATGAATTTTAA